One region of Chanodichthys erythropterus isolate Z2021 chromosome 17, ASM2448905v1, whole genome shotgun sequence genomic DNA includes:
- the sst1.2 gene encoding somatostatin 1.2 — protein MRLCELQCYLALLGLSLVLCGRSANSQLEPDLDFRHRRLLQRARAIGQATQDWTKKDIEELLSLLSMPEMEMRENDISTVDENEDLRVELERSAESSNHIPARERKAGCKNFYWKGFTSC, from the exons ATGAGACTGTGTGAGTTGCAGTGTTATTTGGCCCTGTTGGGTCTGTCTCTTGTGCTGTGTGGTCGCAGTGCAAACTCCCAGCTAGAACCGGACCTGGACTTCCGCCATCGCAGACTTCTGCAGAGAGCACGGGCGATTGGACAGGCTACACAG GACTGGACCAAGAAAGACATTGAAGAACTTCTCTCCCTGCTCTCCATGCCTGAAATGGAGATGCGCGAGAATGATATATCAACGGTGGATGAAAACGAGGACCTACGTGTGGAGCTAGAGCGTTCCGCAGAGAGCTCGAACCACATTCCCGCTCGGGAACGTAAAGCGGGATGCAAAAACTTCTACTGGAAGGGCTTCACTTCCTGCTGA